GCCGCAGCTCGAGCAGCGACTGGGCGCTCGAGGGGATCCGGATCTCACCGGCCCACACGTTGCTCGAGATGAGCAGCCGCTTGGACGTGGCGTGGTTGGTCAGCTGGATCGGCCGGGTGTGCGGCACCGCCATCGGCACCGAACCGAGCGACACCGTGAGACGGACGTCGAAGTGCTCGATGACCTGGCGGACCGCCTCGGCGAAGCCCTCCCAGCGCATGTCCGGCTCGGGGCCGCTCAGCAGCAGGTACGGCGTGTTGGCCTGGTCGTGCAGGAGCCGCACCACGAGGCGCGGGGCGTCGTAGTCGCCGTAGTGGTCCTCGAGGAAGGTCATCGGAGGACGCCGGGCGCGGTAGTCGAAGAACTCGTCGACCTCGAAGCTCGCGACGACGCGGCTGCTGGAGCTCTCAAGGAGGTGCCCGATCGCCAGCGCGGAGGCGTTGCCGGCGTCGAGGAACCCGTCGAGCGCAGTCACCATCACCGGCCCGTCGCTCAGTCCGTCGAGCTCGGGAACGTCGTCCACGATGTGCACGAAACGTGCCTGCGTCACTGCCTGCTCCTCAGTCCTCGCCGATCTTCTTCCAGCCTAGAGGTCCAACGCTGCGGTGAGCGCGGATATGCCCCCGGGTCGGGGTGATCCACGTCCTAGCCGTAGATCCGCAGGATCCTCTTCGCCGCACGGTTCGCCAGGTCGGTGCCGTCGATCCCGATCACCCGCAGGAGGACCGAGTCCGCCATGTCGTCGGGAGTGCCCTGACCGGAGCGGTGGAAGGCCTCCATCAGCTCCCACAGCTTGCTCTCGCCCTGGGTCGCGGCGATGTAGTCGCACGCCATCCAGCTCAGCGCGTAGTTCCAGGCCTGGTCGTCGCCGTTGAAACCCTTCGACGCCGGCAGCCCCGCGACGCCGTCGCGAGCACGGGTCACCGCGACGGTGGCGATCCGCCGGCTGCGCTTGGAGATGGAGCGCGCGCCCATGTACTCGGCGAGTCCCTCGGCGAACCACACCGGCGCGCCGTCGTCCCGCTCGCCGACGGCGACGTGGGTCAGCTCGTGCCGGGTGATGCGGTCCAGGAACGGCTGCCCCGCCCGGATCGAGCTCGGCAGCAGCGTGAACCGGACGCCGGCGACGGTCGGCTGGCCGAGGTCGGCGTACATCGGGAAGGTCATCGCACCGAGGTGGGTGATGTTGCCGCCGGGGACTCCCTCGAAGCTGTTCAGCACGGCCTTGCGGGAGAACACGTAGACGACCACCTTGCCGTCCCACGAGAAGGGCAGCGCCTCTTGGACGTTGGCGACGCCGCGGCGTACGACGGAACCGATCTCGCCTGCCTTGGCCCAGGTCCCCGCGTCGTAGATCTGCAGCGTGTCCCCGTCGGACTGCACCCGGATCCGGACGAGGTCCCACGGCGCCGGGCTGGAGCCGGGGAACTGCTTCTTGGTGCCGGTGAGCTCGGAGAGGATCACCGGCTTGCCGTTCTTGCGGGCGAACGCGAACCCGGTGATCCGGCGCACGGGCACCTCGTCGAAACCGTCGAGCTGGGTGGCCACCCGGACCTGCGGCAGGGAGACGTCCTTGCCCCAGCCGGGCGCCCGCAGCTGGGCGGGCCACTCGGCCTTCAGCACCCGGTAGCGGAAGGCCTCGAGCGGGAGCGCCTGCATGTTGGCGAAGTAGCGGCGCTGCCGCGTCAGCAGCTGCGGGTTGGTCGGGTCGAGCGTCGCGAGGAACTCCTCGAGATCGCCCGCGCGGACGGCGTGGGCCCGCCGGTCGAGCAGCTTCTGGGCCTCGTCCGGTGACACCGACCCTGTTGTGCCTCCGTCCCCGAGCAGGCTCTCGTCACCGTCCCCGGAGCAGCCGACGAGGAGCGAACCGACGAGCGAGAGGAGGACGACGAGAAGAGCGGCCCGAGAGCCGCGGCGGGTCGACAACCGCGCGTCCTAGTCGATGTCGACCAGCGAGTGCCCCGCGTCCAGCGCGGTGACGTCCTCGACGATCTTGCGAGCCAGGGCCTGGGCGGTCAGGCCGATCTTCTCCAGGATGGCCTCGCGCTTGGCGTGGTCCAGGAACTCCTGCGGAATGCCGTGAAGACGGAAGGGCGTGGCGACACCGGCATCGTTCAGGAAGGCCAGCAGGTTGGCGCCGAAGCCACCGACACGGCCGTTGTCCTCGATGCTCACGACCAGGCGGTGCTCACCGGCCAGAGGCGCGAGTGCGGCGTCGATCGGCTTGACCCAGCGGGGGTCGACCACGGTCACGCCGATGCCCTGGTCGACCAGTCGGCCGGCCACGTCCACCGCGGTACCGGCCATCGACCCGGGGGCGACGATGAGGACGTCCTTGTCGCCACGGCGCACGAGCACGTCGACGCCACCGACGGTCGAGACCGCCGGGATGTCGTGCTCGGGCGGGGCGCCCTTGGGCAGGCGCACGATCGTCGGAGCGTCGTCGACCGCGACGGCCTCGCGCAACAGCTCGCGCACCCGGGCGCCGTCGCGCGGCGCCGCCAGGCGCAGGCCGGGGACGACCTGGAAGATCGACATGTCCCACATGCCGTTGTGGCTCGCACCGTCGTCGCCGGTGACACCGGCGCGGTCGATGACGAAGGTGACACCGCACTTGTGCAGAGCGACGTCCATCAGGACCTGGTCGAAGGCGCGGTTCAGGAAGGTCGCGTAGATCGCGACCACCGGGTGCAGTCCGCCCATGGCCAGTCCGGCAGCACTGGTGACGGCGTGCTGCTCGGCGATGCCGACGTCGAAGGTGCGCTCGGGGAAGCGAGCAGCGAACCGGTCGAGCCCGACCGGGTAGAGCATGGCCGCGGTGATCGCGACGACGTCCTTGCGCTCCTCACCGATCTTCACGATCTCGTCGGTGAAGAAGTCGGTCCAGATCCGGCCCTTGGGCATGGGCGTGCCGGTCTCGGGATCCATCGGCCCGACCTGGTGCATCTGGTCGTTCTCGTTGCGCTCGGCCGGATCGTACCCGAAGCCCTTCTGGGTGATCACGTGCACGATCACCGGTCCACCGAAGCGCTTCGCCTGGGTGAGGGCGTTCTCGACCGCCACCCGGTCGTGACCGTCGATCGGGCCGACGTACTTCAGGCCGAGGTCCTCGAACAGGCCCTGAGGTGCGAGGGCGTCCTTCATGCCCTTCTTCATCGCGTGCAGGGCGTCGTACGCCGCGGAGCCGACCCCGCCGACGCCCTGGAGGCGGCGCTTGACCTGGTCGAGCACCTGCTCGTAGCGCGGGTTGGTGCGCAGCGTGGTCAGCGCGCTGGCGAGACCACCGACGGTCGGCTGGTAGGACCGGCCGTTGTCGTTGACGACCATGACCGAGCGAGCGGTCCTTGCCGATCGCGATGTTGTTCAGGGCCTCCCAGGCCATACCGCCGGTCAGTGCGCCGTCACCGACGACGGCGACGACGTGCCGGTCCTCGCCGCGGATCGCGTAAGCCTTCGCGAGGCCGTCCGCGTAGGACAGGGACGTGGAGGCGTGCGAGTTCTCGACGAGGTCGTGCTCGGACTCGGCCTGACTGGGGTAACCCGACAGTCCGCCCTCGGTGCGCAGGGTGTCGAAGGCGGAGGCCCGCCCGGTGAGCATCTTGTGGACGTAGGCCTGGTGACCGGTGTCCCAGACGACCTTGTCGCGCGGGGACTCGAAAACCCGGTGGATCGCCAGGGTCAGCTCGACGACGCCGAGGTTGGGCCCGAGGTGTCCGCCGCGCGGGGCGCAGGTGCGGATCAGCTCGTCGCGGATCTCGGCTGCGAGCTCGGTGAGCTGACGGTCGTCGAGCCGGCGCAGGTCCTGCGGCCCGGTGATCGACTCGAGGTGCCCCATGCCCTGCCTCTCTCGCCCCGTGATCGTCCGGCACCTGGTGGCCGAACGGTGAAGTCCTACTCTAGTCGGCGCCCAGCGAGATCACCGCAACTGCCGCCTCTTCCAGGCTCCCGAGCCACACCTGCCCCGCGTGCTCGCGGACCCCGGTGACCATGTGAAAACCGGTCGCGTCGCCCTCCAGGTCGTGCACGCAGGTGCCGGCGTCGTCGAAGGCCATCACCCTCACCACCCGCTTGGGCTGCGGCTGGAGGCCCTGCGGGATGTTCGAGAGCGCCTTGCGCAACGGCGTCGGCAGCGTGAGGATCCGCTCGACCAGCGGATCCCGCGTCGAGGGAAGCGTCACCCAGATCAGACCGTCGGAGCCGCGAGCGATGTTGTCGGGGTAGCCGGGGAGGTCCGAGCAGAGCAGGTCGCGCTCCCCCGCCCTCGGCCCGGTCAGCCACCACCGGACGACCGTCCTGGCGACGGTCTCCGCGACCGCGACGTAGGACTCGTCCGCCGCCAGCGCGACCCCGTTGGAGAACGCGAGTCCGTCCAGGACCAGCTCGACCGACCCGTCGGCACGGCGTACGAGCAGGCGACCCGTGCGGGTGTTGCGCGCGAAGTCCTTGCGCCAGTCCTCGATCCCGAAAAGGGTCGAGGAGTCGGAGAACCAGATGTCCCCGTTGGTCGCGACCGCGGCGTTGTTGCAGAACACCAGCGGTCGACCGTCGAAGGAGTCGACCAGGGTCTCCAGCTCGCCGTCGCGCGGGTCGACCGCCAACAGGCCGTGGTGGGCGTCGCAGACCAGCAGGCGCCCGTCGGGAAGCAGCTCGAGCCCGAGCGGACGACCGCCGGTGGTCCCAACGATGCGGCTGGAGCCGTCGGGTGCGAGCGCGTGCAGGTCGCCATCTGCGGTTCCGGTGTAGACGGTGCCATCCGGGCCGACGAGGACGTCCTCGGTGCCGTGCGCCGGGACCGGGACGATCCGCAGCGGCTTCACAGCGCGCTCCGCAAGGTGGCGTAGAGGTCGGAGGTCAGGAACTCGGGGACGAAGTGCCGCGAGGAGCCAGCCAGGTCGAGAGCGGGGATCTCGTGGGGGTCGACGAACACGATCCGGCGCCCCTCACCCACCACGATGTCGGCGTCGGTGATCTCCGTGCGCGCTGCCCAGATCTGGTAGAGCCCGTGGTGACCGTCGGGATAGGTGTACTCGTCCTCGCGCCACAGGGTGAGGTCACCGGCCTCCAGCTCGATGCCGGTCTCCTCGGCAAGCTCGCGGTAGGCAGCGGGTTCGAATTCCTCACCGTCCTCGACGTGACCTCCGACCATGCCCCACTGGTTCGCAGCGCGGGGCGCGTGCTCGTCGCGCTCCTGCAGCAGCACCCAGCCGCGGTCGTCGACGAGCAGGAGTACGGCGAGTCGGGAGTGGTACGGGCCGGCCATGCGGCCCACTGTGGCAGATGCGCCGACGGGTCAGGCGGTGCGGGCGGCCATCCGGGCGGCGTACCTCTGCCCGCGCAGGGCGTCCTCGACCAGCCCGACGGCTCGACGGGTCGCGATCAGCCGGGCCCCTTCGCTCTGCCAGACGTCGACCGCGGCAGCGACCTCGGCGTGCGAGGCGATGTCGCGCAGCAGCCCGCGCACCTCGCTCAGGCCCCGCTGGACGGCAGCCTGACCGGCCTCGACGTGCAGGACCGCGAACCGGGCGAGGATCGCCGGGTGGCGTCGCAGCCCCGGGTAGTCGCGGTACTCAGGTGGGCAGATGTCGAGCAGCCAGTTGGTGGCCGTGCGCTCCCACTCCGGGGAGTCGGGTGGCCGCACCTGGCTGGGCCAGCCAGGAGGCGCCACGGGCGCTCCGCCGATCGGGATCGAGCGAGGGACGGGGGCGGGCTCGGAGCGCGGTGCGAACATGTGTTCTATGTTCGCACACCTGTTCGAACGAGGGAAGAGCTCTCCTACTTCAGCGCGCCGAGAAGTCCGGTGATCGTCGCCACCAGCCTGTCGGTGTCGAACAGGTCGGGCTCGGCGAGCAGCAGGCGGCCGAAGTGTTCCAGGACGGCGACGATCGCGTGCGCCAGCACCTCGGGGTCGAGCACCGGTCCCCCACGGATCGCAAGGCCGAGCTCGAGCAGTCCAGCGATCTGGGTGGTCAGGTTGGCG
The DNA window shown above is from Marmoricola sp. OAE513 and carries:
- a CDS encoding PAC2 family protein, whose product is MTQARFVHIVDDVPELDGLSDGPVMVTALDGFLDAGNASALAIGHLLESSSSRVVASFEVDEFFDYRARRPPMTFLEDHYGDYDAPRLVVRLLHDQANTPYLLLSGPEPDMRWEGFAEAVRQVIEHFDVRLTVSLGSVPMAVPHTRPIQLTNHATSKRLLISSNVWAGEIRIPSSAQSLLELRLGEWGHDATGFVAHIPHYVAQFGYPEAASAMLTQIGAVTGLRWDVSDLDEAADDRRVEIASQVADSDEVRAVVEGLEQQYDAFHSGAENLLDATADALGDALRAGEGLPTGEELGAQFEEFLAGLDQPDDERND
- a CDS encoding SMP-30/gluconolactonase/LRE family protein, whose protein sequence is MKPLRIVPVPAHGTEDVLVGPDGTVYTGTADGDLHALAPDGSSRIVGTTGGRPLGLELLPDGRLLVCDAHHGLLAVDPRDGELETLVDSFDGRPLVFCNNAAVATNGDIWFSDSSTLFGIEDWRKDFARNTRTGRLLVRRADGSVELVLDGLAFSNGVALAADESYVAVAETVARTVVRWWLTGPRAGERDLLCSDLPGYPDNIARGSDGLIWVTLPSTRDPLVERILTLPTPLRKALSNIPQGLQPQPKRVVRVMAFDDAGTCVHDLEGDATGFHMVTGVREHAGQVWLGSLEEAAVAVISLGAD
- a CDS encoding NUDIX domain-containing protein yields the protein MAGPYHSRLAVLLLVDDRGWVLLQERDEHAPRAANQWGMVGGHVEDGEEFEPAAYRELAEETGIELEAGDLTLWREDEYTYPDGHHGLYQIWAARTEITDADIVVGEGRRIVFVDPHEIPALDLAGSSRHFVPEFLTSDLYATLRSAL